From the genome of Astatotilapia calliptera chromosome 3, fAstCal1.2, whole genome shotgun sequence:
aaGAACACACAGATCAAACTGATTGATCAGCCATCAGAGGAGTCGGATCAATGGAGCTGCTTCTGTTCCTGATGTCCCCTGTTTGATCCTGGACCTGAACTCTCCCTGCAGAGGAGACACAAGACAGTCAGACAGGAACtatgaaaataacaaataaacaaacaaacaaacaaacaaacaaacaaacaaacaaacaaacaaacaaacaaacaaacctttgaCTATGAGGAATACTGTTTTGTATCTCTTGATCTCCTCTGTTTTGACTACACATCTGTATtctccactgtctctctctgtggggtgtttcagggtcagactgaggtctccagttctcagcaggtcttcattcatcttcgttCGGTCTCTGTAAAACTGGTGCTGTTCttcaggctggtcagagccgttctCATACACGTGGACCATTCTTTCACCACTGATCTTCCACTGCACTTTGGCATCTTCAGGcaggttttctgttgttttgaagGACAGCTGGACAGATCCCGCCCCCTCCTTCACCTCCACCTGACAgactgagaggacaacaaacacaggacagacagacagcaggtTCAGAGCTATAGAGAAATCTGTAGGacaataatgtttatttttatctttaaggCTCACATAGCcccattattgtattttatgcAATGACCTCACAAATTGTATCACACATTTGTTTCATTCTTTACTGCACAGAGATATGTTTTGTAGAATAGTTTTGGATTTAGACTGTTAGACTTAGACACTAACAGATATGAACAGGGAGAAGGAATTTGAGGTGGATGGTCTGCCTGGATGGTGATGGCACCAGAAAGCATAAAGATTTAAGGTGGACTCTCCTAGAGAAAAACAGGGCTATAAATTCTGCTGTTAGGGAATGCTCTCtttcccccttctctctctctacaaGCCTGACTGGATGACAAGCgatggttgccatggtgacgcgAGAAGAGACGTCTCCATACAGGGAGATGCTGGAAAGGTGCAGAAGATGAAACATGAGGCTGACATGGCGTCTAAAGGCTTCGTCCAACGTTTTGACCAATCgggttaaaactgtttttgccaCATGCAATAAAAGTGTTTACAGCCTGGGTGCCTACATCAAAGACCAAAAGAGGAACATGATAAGGCACATGTCGCATGgaaagaaggaggaagaaaacGTTGGGGTCCAAGGAAAGCTGATAATAAGAGAGATCTTCTGGTGATAATAGCAACAGTGTGTCAAACGATGATTAGAAGGAAGAGGCAGCATCATCCAACACAAAGTCAGAGTCTCAAGGTGACTGAAGCCAGACCAGCATCTGTAGAGGCCACATCTATGGCTCCACGTTTATATTCAGCTCTGTCAGCGAACTGAAGTTACACAATTTTAGCACTCTATCATCAGGAGCGTTATCTTTAGTGGACATGCTGCCAGTGGTAGAATGGAGAAAAACCCATCACTCACCAGTTGTCAGAGACTACAGTGAGGTGCAAAGAAtcccagaaaaagagaaaaagtacaAGTGGCTACAGCAACATGAgatttcagaacaaaacagaagagATAGAAGAAGCAAGAAGAAGAACCACAGTGGATCTGTGGGAATGAGAGTGAATGGGAGATTTTCTGGGACAgtaaaagaaggagaaaactGATGATTTAGAGATAGAAAACTCAGACAGAGAGTACTGTTACTATTGATTTCAGGAGTCAGACGAAGATGAAGAGAAGAGATTCGCCCTATCACAAGAATAATTCACAAGATCTTAGACACAGATGGAACAAACTTGGAGCTTTCCTCCAAAGGTACAGATGTCACTAAGAATTGCATTGTCTGGCCAACCTGTGTACGTGCCATCTGTCCATCGTGACATTGACTAGTTACCAAACTCCACCTctgacaattcaattcaatttatagagctccaaatcacaacaacaatcgccttaaagtgggttttttttagtgtacagtagagagagagaaacccaacaatcatatgaccccctatgagcagcactttggtgacagtgggaaggaaaaactcccttttaacaggaagaaacctccggcagaaccaggctcagggaggggtggggccatctgctgcgaccggttggggtgagagaaggaagacagtgTGGGACAGCAATTACTTCAGTCAAGTTAGAAATGGACTTTGGCAGCACTTTAGAGCCACCTAGGTACTGAAGATTAGGAGCACTGAGAGGGCTAAACTCCAGTCAATTCAAGAACATCTAAAGAGAGTGGCTAAGATTTGGGAGGCACACTAAGGAGGCCAGATATTtcagatgaaataaaaatgcaggcaCCATTGTGAACTAGGACTATCAAAGGGGTGCAGGAAAGCCTGGATGGAGTTGTAGGTCTGGGCTCCATGGCAGACAACATATGGATGCATCACCTCCTAGTGCCTGGgctgatttttgttgttgttgttgttattgttgaaaTCTTACAGGTggcatatgtatgtgtatgtgtgaatgttCAAAGTGTGTCTCTGTAGGAATTCATCACATCCTGTATAGGTGGTGTTCTAGAGCCATCTTGAAATGCCCAtgtatgaaatcaataaaatatgTCAACCAGGCCTGAAGcatgtgcaaaatttcatgtatttttgaagCATGTTAAGGACCGCAAAaaggcataaaataataaatggagCAGATACAAGAGGGCCTTCACAGTGTTCTTGGCTCCCAATTATAATGGCTGCAGATTCTGGTGGTAATAGTCTAATTAAATCTCAGCTAACAAAGCCTGGACTTCAGTGTTGGTCCAGTACTCTGTATTTTGTTCAAGAATAATAGAATAAACCACTGTTCACAGCTTATAAGTATCTGGATTTCATTTAATATACTTTTGCAGTGATCATGTGTATTGGTATTTTTAAGTTCTACTTCATCAGATATTCTTCTGTATGGAAACAAGTCCCTGCGAAGTACTGACAACATCTGGTCGTCACAGTTAGGCTCATATTGCAAGAAATCAATGCCAAAAATGGACCTTAGATTTTGCATACATGCTTACACGAGGCtgcactgacctctgaccttcagcTCCACCTTTCTCTTCAGCAGAATCTTTCCCTCCCTGCTGAGGAGGATGCAGGTGTAGGtgtttgtgtcccagtctgtaggGTATTTcaaggtcagactgaggtctccagtgtTCAGCAGGTCTTCATCAATCTCTGTTCGGTCTCTGTAAACCTTGTCCTGTTCTTCAAACTGATCAGAGCCGTTCTGATATATGTGGATCTTTCTGTACGAACCATCTTTCCACTCCACTTTAATGTCTTTGGGCAGGTGAGCTTTGATTTCAACGGGCAGTTGAACAGACTCAATGCCTGAATCCACCTCCACTTTGGGGACTGAGAAtagaacaaagaagaaaatgagctgaacagccagcagcagcaacactgagCAGCATTGACTGGATGGGACTCAGACAGTTTCTCTGTAACTGCAGGGCTTCCTGCGCTGCTGTTAGTCAGACACGGATCAACAGGTTGTGGATAGAAAGCAGATTCCTTCAGCAGAGGATCCATATCACACGTGAAGCATGTCGTCGGGAAACAATCAGTGAAAATGGGACACTTTGAGCCGATTTGAGCCTCAATCTCTGAACATAGATGGTGCAGAGTTATGAATggctctgttttttgttggggtttttatcgtttattTTATGGCTTGCTGTACTAacttttttcaataaattaataaataaatggtcTTTAGACTCTAAGCTTTAGGAATGAAGCAGTAATAAATTGTCGAGCCTCCACTTAGCAAGAATAAACTTTCAATTactttaaatcttacaaattgCTTATTTTAACTCCTTtctcttttaattgttttaagtaactgaaaacacctgaaatgAACTATAAATGCACACCATATTAATTACTTTGAGCCAAATtgatctctatctatctatccacacacacacacacacacacacacacgtaaataaatataaaaacaagccAACTTATTCCTGATCCAAATGTCTTCATGtcaagtttaaaatgttttctatcACACATGTGTATATCAAACATATTTTAGGAATTctagttaaaaaacaacaacaacaacaacaacacatacatacaaagaatcaaaggaaaaagtaaCAACCTGTGATTTTGACTTTGAGCAGTACTTTTTTGTATCTATTGATCTTCCCGTAGACTTTACATCTGTATtctccactgtctctctctgtgggctgtttcagggtcagactgaggtctccagttctcagcaggtcttcattcatcttcgttCGGTCTCTGTAAAACTGGTCCTGCTCttcaggctggtcagagccgttctTAAACACATGGACCATCCTATCACCACTGACCTTCCACTGCACTTTGGCATCTTCGGGCAGGTTTTCTGTTGTTCTGAAGGGCAGCTTGACAGACtccaccccctcctccacctccacctgacaGACTGAGacaacaacaaagacaacatGAGCTGTTCAGACAGCAGCTGGCTTTTCAGTGTTGTAGAGAAAACTGAGGGACAGAAGCATATGAGAGTAGAAGGTAACATGACAGATATCTAGAAAGTGAAAACAAGTTCAAAATGTTAGAGATGATCAGAGACTGATGGTGCTATTTTTGTCCATTTCCTACTTTACAGCAATTTCTCCTGTCAGTGTGGAGCTTTTGTCTGGGTCTTTTTGTCGTAGATATAAAATGGAACATTTGTATTTCTAAAAAAGATTCAAGGTCAAACAGCATCACTGAAAATCGAATTCAGTCAAATCAAATGAATTCCTTCAAAGTTGATGATCTGATAACATCAGATGGACTGTTTCCTCAAAGCAAACTGAATCATTGGCTGGGCTGCTTCCCACTTCCAGACAGTCCCCGAGGCCACTGCCCACTGAGAAGTTTATTAacaattatttttctgtttggatCCACACCACAGACAGACGTACCATCACTAATGTGATATAAGAATCAAGCACCACCTTTAATATGCTTAAATGATTTGAGAAATTAAGTGGGTAATGGCGAGaaggttagcactgttgcctgaGTTTGACTCCACCGCCTGgctggggtctgtctgtgaagattttgcatttttttttctgtctgcgtgggttctgtCTGTACTGtctgtactctggcttcctcccacaggtCAAAGATATTATTGTTTGGTTAgcttctaaattgcccataaatgtgaatgtgaatggttgtctgtctctctgtgttaacaACAGATTGTGATCTGCAACACATTGGCGATCTATCCTTGGTGTATCCACCTCCTGCCCCATGGTAGCTGGGGTAAGCTACAAGCACCCACCTACCTCTGCTCTGAACTAATTAGGCAAAAGAAAATGGATGCAGAAATCAATGTCAAAAATGGCGTTCAGATTTCAAGCACACGCTGACCTTGGACTTTcagctccacttgtttcttcatcaggatgtttccctccttgtagacggtgcaggtgtatgtctttgtgtcccagtctgtggggtatttcagggtcagactgaggtctccagttttcagcaggtctttATTCACCTCTGTTCGGCCTCTGTAAACCTTGTCCTGTTCTTCAAGCCGGTCAGAACCGTTCTTATACACGTGGACCTTCCTGTTCTCTCTGTCTATCCACTCTGCTTTTACATCTTCAGGCAGATTTTCTGTGGTTGTGAAGGGCAGTTGGACAGACTCGCTGTCTGAAACCCCGTTCACCTTGATACCTGACAGCAcaacaaagcagaaaatgagcTTTCTTCTTATATAATGTGACACAAGGTTCTTTTTACAAAACTGTAACCTCACAAACAAGTGGAGTCTGTTTCTCTCTTAAGCCCAGAAAATGGCAGATGAGTTTGGGATCCTTGTAACATATTTCTAGCTCACCCTGGGGTATGTGGCTGTTGGGGCGTGCTTTAACTGCACAGCTGTAGagtggtgtggaaacagtgCCTGTAAAACTGAAGGACCTGTCTTCCATAGCTCATTAACCTTTTTCCTCTTATACAGGAAACTGCACAGCAGACATCCGCATGAGCTTGTGAGCAGTCGGCACTCCACAGCCAGGCACGTTAAATATACAATTAGaagtatttatagtgtgtgcaAACCACAACTTGACTCTTATCCTTACTGAAAAGCATCGACAGTGGCAAGACCCGCTACCACAACTACGTACAAATGAAAACTAACTTTGCTTTGATCCCTGAGCTTGATCTacagcactgacctctgactttcagcttcacttgtttctttttcaggatGTTTCCCTCCCTGCTGTAGATGGTGCAGGTGTAGATGTcagtgtcccagtctgtggggtacttcagggtcagactgaggtctccagttctcAGCAGTTCTTTATTCATCTGTGTTCGATCTTTATAATCTTGGTCTTGTTCTTCCAGCTGGTCAAAGCCATTCTGATAAACATGGACCTTCTCATAGTCACTGTCCATCCACTCCACTCTAGCATCTTCAGGCAGGTTAGTCCTGGTTTTGCAGGGTAACAGGACAGTCTCCACCCCTGAAACCACCTCTACTGTGTAAACTGAGAAGACACCAAAAATATGAGCTATACAgaaaaaagcagcaacactgagcaTGATTTACATTTAGTAGTTGAAGTGAAATATTTCAAgtcaaaacacattttactaATCAGTCAGATTATGCCACTGAACAGAGACAATATtgcctttgttgtttttccaatcAGCGTCACAGCTGTCTGTTTCTTAAAGACCtcaacatcactgtcacatgtCCAGAGACaagctttgttgttgttctttgaaAGAGAATCAAGTAgctcactgcaggaaacaactAGTTACCTGGGGGCATCTTGGGAAGCAAATTCAGGATATCCAGGCTTTAATTGTGTTACCTGACCCCAGTCAGAGATCATGTTTATTAACAAAGTGATCATCAACTTTCTTTGTTAGCTAGGCTTTCTGCTCCAGATACAGATCAATTGGCTATGCATGTTTATTATTAGTAATAatagtatttaaataaaacatttcatacTCCAGCAAAAATGTAAGTGCAGATGATTCTCTGCCAGACAGATATTTTGCATTATAGAGAGTTCTTACAGGTGGTGTGAAATAGTTCTTGTATCCGTACGTAAATAAATATCTCAGAGAGACGTTGTTctacatatatagatatatctatctatctatatatgtgtgtgtgtgtgtgtgtgtgtgtgtgtgtgtctgtatatacatatatgtgtgtcaTTTACTAATCCATGAGATAATGTTAATCATCCTTTTTCAAATTTGCTGAAAAACTTTTACAAACCGtcattcccatatggaaaagaaatagtaaaaacttatatgtgattactcatgaaagtggccactttctcattactttaaTACAtcgttttagtaagtatccaaaacatacaagtttcattatttaatttttcaagggatcttatatgcttttcatacaagtttcacacaagacagatacaaactttataagatttatatatatatcttttccatatgggttgtcTCATTTTCTACATGTTCTAAGAAATGCTCCTTTAGCTTTATGCTGGTAAATTTCAACCAACTTGCTGCTAATCAATAaactctgcctttctaaatcaCTGAGGAACTGTATTGAGTTGAAGGTTAAAATATTTGAGGAAAATTAGTCTTAAAAATCTCATAAATGTATATCAtatgaaatacaaataaaaatgaactacGTTCTGCCCAATGACAacagcactgacctctgacaccGAGTTTCACAGTTTTTGTTAACAAGATGTCTCCCTTCATACTGTAGACGCAGCAGGTGTAGGTGTTTGTGTCTTCATCTGTGGGATATTCAagagtcagactgaggtctccagttttcagcaaGTTTGTCTTCATCTTCGTTCGTTCTCTGTAAAACTCGTCCTGTTCTCCAGGCTGATCAGAGCCATTCTGATATATGTGGATCTTCCTGTTGTCTCTGTTTGTCCACTCCACTCTAGTGTCTTTAAGGAATCCGACTATAGCTTTGCAGGGCAGCCGGACAGACTCCTCCCCTGAATCCACCTCCACCATGTAAACtgagaaaacaacaaagcacaacatgaTGACATCATTAGCAGCTGTgatggtcacatgacctccCTGTCCCTCCTTGTCTTCTAGTCTCAGTCAGATTGTGTCTCAGTTTGTTCCTGATGTGTTCCTGACTCGTTCTTTGGTAACTAGTCTGCAGCgtcctgtaaagtgctgcagACATGTTGGATGAAGAAGCACAGACAGACTGAGCCTCCACAGTCGGCCATGTCTCACACACATCAGCACAGAAACCATGAAGATCTCGTGTGTCTGAACATCTGAAGCTCTCCACCACATGACTGAGCACAACTCAAGGAGGAACATTTACTGAAGCTGCTGCAACATTTACTGTCAGCACATGTTTCCATGTCAGCTGCTGTTtaccaccacagaagaagaacagctTGTCCACATGCAGCCTCTGTGTCAGATCAATGCAGTgaagcacacacactgtttagtaAAGTCATGTTGTGGAGCTGTTTCACTGATCAATGACTGAGTCTGAAGGAGGTTTTCTGACTTCTGGAACAAACCTGgaagtttctcttcagctctctgtATCATCTGTTTGTAACTCTCAACTCTTTCAGCTTCTGGAACAAGTTTGTGTGAGCCGCAGTCAAGGAGCCACCAGAGGACACCTGCTGACCATCGGCATTATGGGTAGTGTAGTAGGAGACACTCACCTGACATGAAATAGTGCCGGAAATGAAATAATAGAACCGCGGAAATAACAAGAAGAATCAGGAGAACCAGGAGAGCTGTGGCCCAGGATGGAAACCGTTCTGTGATGAAAAGAAAACGAAAAGTTTTCTGACCTGTGTCCACAacattgacctctgacctgtaaGTACagcactgacctttgacctgcagcacTACTTTCCATCTGAGGATGTCTTTGTCCCTGTAGATGGTGCAGATGTATcgtcctgtgtctctctctgtggggtgtttcagggtcagactgaggtctccagttctcagcaggtcttcattcatcttcgttCGGTCTCTGTAAACTTCGTCCTGAGTCATAAGTTGGCCACTTTGATTTGAATACTCATGGACCACCATGAGTCCGAGGTCAGAGCGAGTCCACTCCACTCTGGTGGCCTCGGGTATGttaggttttgttttgcagGGCAGGATGACAGACTGTGAGCCTACCTCCACCTTCATGTCCACCTGCTGGTCTGAGAGGATAAGAAAACAACCGTAGAATCAGCTGCACTGACACTGATTGTAAATGGAGCTTGGTTCAGTATCCACATTCCTGATCTTTGATTCTGTTCTGTAAACATTAATAATGTACCAAAACAGTCTTTggctctttttgttttctattgtaACTGGAATTTATGTAATATTGCTACACTCACAAATGGGTGAGGGATCACAATGAATATTATGGGCATTAAATCACCTGCTTATCAACACATCACTTGTTCTGACACATCTAAGGAAAGGAAATTCTGAATGTTTCAAATTGGCTGATGTGTAAAAGGTCATATTTTGAGTGACTGAGCTCAGCTTTTTGGTGTGGCTTCCACAGCAGTCCTAGTTTCTTACTGCGCTGGTTTCATCAAGACATTTAGAACAATTTAGTTTTCTTCAGCTTTGCCTGACCTTTGTCTGCAGCACTGACTTCTGACCAATAAGTACAGCAGGTTTTAGGGTTTGACCTTTGATATGCAGTTGGATGCTTCTCAGTCTCCGTTCACTTTCTCCTGCACTGATGGAGCAGGTGTAGTTGCCGGAGTCAGTCTTTGTTGGCCTTCTCAGAGTAAGGGTGAAATCTTTTGTGATGAGAGCATAGGGATTCATTGATGTACGCCCTTTGTACTGCTGGATCTGCCCATTAAGATcatctcctccttttcctcgTAGGTGGACAGGTTTGGGAACAAGATCATTGAGAGTCCAGATAACTGTGGAGTCCTCAGGTATGAAACCTGAGTACAGGCAGGGCAGGAGGACAGATCTTTCTCCCTCATAAACTTCTACCACAACAGCCAATGTGGTATACTGGGAAACTGagcacaaacagaaagaaaccaaatttactaaaaaacaagaaatactAAATGTAATCAGAAACATAAATTCAAGGAACGAActctttgttatttacattttaaaatgagtgaACAGGCTGCACCCTGAATAACCTCAGTGCACCGTGAATCAGAATATCATCAGTTCTGTGCAGCAGTGAAGAGAAACACTATTCCTCCAAAACATTCTCTCAGATACTGAGCAGGGCAAGATAACACAAGCTAAACTTACAAAAATGGACTGATTGGATTGGCAAAACCAGGCATTATACATGTTTCTCTCTGGAAGCTGAAGAGGCTGAGACAGCTGAAGGATGAAGGATAactaagttttttttaaattgattaaaactcTTTTGTTAGAAAATTAATTGTTAAAGAGTGAAAATTATAAAAACTTGAGCTTCAGTCTTGAGCTACAGGAGATGGGTGGGTCTATGGGGCCGTGTCAGCGAAGGCTCGTGTCTCTCTATTTCAGTACCACGCCAAGTCATggagaaggagggaaaaaaacggACGTAGCGCACGGCCAAGGGTTGCGAAAGTGAGAGAAAGATTTTTGAATAAGGATATtagcagtgttttattttttcagtgtcaAAAACATACGTCACCATTATCCATAGAGTCCAAGCCTCactttctgtcttctttcttgaatgtttttttgttgcaagACAATGTTTCATATTTCTTTTGGAAAGGTTGAGCATTATAATCCTTTTATAATTATAGTATCTATCCATTTCTTTCTCCAGCCTTTTtagggaacaccaaggcgttcccaggccagctgagagatataatctctccaccATGTCCTAGGTCtaccctggggcctcctcccagttggACATGTCTGGAATAGCTTACCCAGGAGATCTCCAGAAGGCATCATAGGTCACCTCAACTGTCTCCTTTTGaaaaggaggagcagcagcccCCTTCTGAGCCCCTGTTGGAAGGCTAAAcccctcaccctatctctaagggagaggccggCCAGCTACCCTTTGGAGAAAGCTCATCATGTGGACAGTAAATGCCAGTGATTTAGCCAACAAGTGACAGTAAAAATGGCCAAGAGAACACAggccaaacagctaagacaaTGAAGCACAACACACCAGACCATGCAGCCATTACAGGCACAGGTGCAGACGATACAACAAGCTAGTCTAAGTATACCAAGCTCTAAGTATAGAGAGAGCAGCGGCAGCCAAACCATACCAGCGTCCACGTCCCCACTGTGCAGAGTGGGGTTTAAAATCTCAAAAACCTTTGTCTACAAACAATTGTACAAAATGCATATCCAACTAAAACATTATGAATTTCTGTCGATTTAGAGCTGTGTCAGAGTTAACAGATATCAGTATCACAGCTCACAGACAAATTTTTTACTACAACAGCAGCTGGCGTCGCAGTCTCTGACTTTTTTCAGCAGCAACCTCAGCAGAGTTAAATCCTCTGACAGCAACAAGGAACAAAAGAGATGAAAATCACAGTGATCCTATTTTAATAAagtaaatcaataaaaggaggAATCCCGTGGTTCTTAAGAATCTATATATGACAtagaaatgtagtttttccACTATGGACTGTGAAAGAACTATAGAGGCTCTCGCTGTTTGTAGACTGATGGAGCTTCAATGTTTCCTAATGAACTTTTTCAGAGAACTGCTTTTTCCAGAACACTTTGAGGTAACTTGACAGAAACTCACTAAACTAAAATCCTGCCTCTGGCACCAGCCTTTCAGGTCCACTCAGACCTGACATAAATGTCTTCATCACACGGTGAAGAAGTATAACAGCAACGGCTGTCGGACCATTGGGTTTTCCTGCTGCTGTCCAAAGACACATTTTGTGTTCAGGCAGAGTATTAAAGTCTGGATCAGATGCTTCTTATGAGAAGCTAA
Proteins encoded in this window:
- the LOC113015646 gene encoding uncharacterized protein LOC113015646, yielding MKMFVVFVILLHVNLVSFCLCSVSQYTTLAVVVEVYEGERSVLLPCLYSGFIPEDSTVIWTLNDLVPKPVHLRGKGGDDLNGQIQQYKGRTSMNPYALITKDFTLTLRRPTKTDSGNYTCSISAGESERRLRSIQLHIKDQQVDMKVEVGSQSVILPCKTKPNIPEATRVEWTRSDLGLMVVHEYSNQSGQLMTQDEVYRDRTKMNEDLLRTGDLSLTLKHPTERDTGRYICTIYRDKDILRWKVVLQVKERFPSWATALLVLLILLVISAVLLFHFRHYFMSVYMVEVDSGEESVRLPCKAIVGFLKDTRVEWTNRDNRKIHIYQNGSDQPGEQDEFYRERTKMKTNLLKTGDLSLTLEYPTDEDTNTYTCCVYSMKGDILLTKTVKLGVRVYTVEVVSGVETVLLPCKTRTNLPEDARVEWMDSDYEKVHVYQNGFDQLEEQDQDYKDRTQMNKELLRTGDLSLTLKYPTDWDTDIYTCTIYSREGNILKKKQVKLKVRGIKVNGVSDSESVQLPFTTTENLPEDVKAEWIDRENRKVHVYKNGSDRLEEQDKVYRGRTEVEVEEGVESVKLPFRTTENLPEDAKVQWKVSGDRMVHVFKNGSDQPEEQDQFYRDRTKMNEDLLRTGDLSLTLKQPTERDSGEYRCKVYGKINRYKKVLLKVKITVPKVEVDSGIESVQLPVEIKAHLPKDIKVEWKDGSYRKIHIYQNGSDQFEEQDKVYRDRTEIDEDLLNTGDLSLTLKYPTDWDTNTYTCILLSREGKILLKRKVELKVRGQCSLV